The Coccinella septempunctata chromosome 6, icCocSept1.1, whole genome shotgun sequence genome segment CTTGTAACATGTTATGAAACATAGCTCACGTCGATCAACATattagaaattttttctaaatacTTACTATCAATAGGAAAATGACGAATGGACTCAAGCTTTGAGAAGTgatttcagaaaaaaacaaGTAAGCCAATATGTGAAATTTGCGGGATTCAGAACCTGACTCATATGCGCAGATTTCTTCCATTTACGGCCTTCATAGGCACATTAGGACCAAAGATATTGTGTAATCTCTTGATTAGGACCCTCAACCTTCGCATATCCTATATTTTTTCTTCCAAAAGTTTTAACGGTTATTGATTCTAACCGGCACTTATTCGTCATCAAAATGATCTGACCTGTCAATATATTTGATTATTTGTAGTATCCATACATGTTCGTAGGTAGAGTGATCTGAGTGACAATAGGTAAGTCGATCGCTTATTTATGTTCCCACAAGATTTCCGAAGGGCGCTCGCTACTAAACACAAAATCTTTGGCACAGCTCTGCTCTTGTGCAAGCCAAAAGAAAAATAGAATCTCATTTATACAAAATTCTTCCAAGAAGCCAAGAACACGTGCACGGACTGAGTCCAACAAAACAAAAGGCATTAGAcctctcagaatttcgacttacatgccggaattatacatttggaaTTGTTTTTGTGTGGCACTCCAACGCTTTCGTAGCTCTCCGTAGCATCAAAATAACATCCTTTTGATAGTCCTTGAATCGACTTGTTTTATATCTATTTATAACGGGCTAATTGTACTTATCGTTACGACGGCTCGTTAGCTCAGTTGGTTAGAGCTCCAGACTAACAAATTTACCTGGCGGTCGTGGGTTCAAATCCCACACGagcccaatttttttttgccaaTTTCTTGTTACTCGTTGTAAAAAAGATATTGAAGTAATCAGCATACAAAATTGAACATTGGCAGACAACCTATAAGCGagaacattgaactctaaaagttcttttagagttcaatggcgaGAACATAGGCCTTTCTGTAATGTCGATGCAATGATATTTTCTCTATAAGCTCTCTGTGTGCCAACAATATTGATCGATACGAAGATCCAATTTGTTGTGAATCATCAACAGTGATGAATGTCATACATCTACAGTCGGTCCGAATGAGAAAATAGGTTTTACAGaagatgaaaataagaaattcaaaaaagcatGATATCTGCACATCCTTCAaattacacgactctacaaaaaaaaattcgttctttgtcctaacgtttatactaggattttccggttaattatgcacaaaaacgaaaagaaaataacttcttttggtataaagtttgcttttgtgatagttatagtattaatagttgttcttcattttttttttaatttttaataattcaaaaagaccgtccgttgagagtggggtgtttacgtttataaggtgccgctagagggcattcgagtcataaacaatgatcaggtgttgtttactagcccagacaaacttcaaatatcgtcaagaaagtgtaaatacgattctgatgcattttgttttatatgtggtcaatttattataattcgtgacgtgaaatacgaattaaagacatctcacgttctctctgaagcccatgaagcatattttgactttcctgtttggaatcaagacaagccatgggctccacatgttgcttgtttttattgtaaatgctatcgttgaatcagtctcctaaacacagaagcaaactttttcatgccatatatttttttttcgtctaattaggatctaaactatcgaaattttatgcttcgcagtcaaagtcaaatttggtgttgacccgtgttatcATTTCAAGCCCAATATTTATCCCAGATGATAGATTCTGCATTTTGGTCTAAGGGAGTGACTGTCAATATGGTTTTTATGAGGCGTCAGCTGAAAGATCTTATTCCTTGAAATCTATCTCCGATCATGGAAATGACGAAAGTAAAATACGTAGATCTGATAAGctcaaattaattcgaattaATGACTTATTTTTCAAACCTCTTATGACATCAGATATCCTGGTTACGGGGTCCAAGTACATTGATTTCAGTAAGTGATGGTCTGCAAAATCTGAGTGTACCTGTCATCTTTCATTAACCTCGCCTGAGGAGAGTTATTATATTGAATGAAATTCAGGCAAGGTTACTGTGAAAACAAACTTCCGAAAATGCAACCTATTATAAAAATGCTGAGTGAATACAATATGGAAAGTTTTATGTAATCTGTGAGATAAGATAATAGCTTCTTTataaaaaccaaaaagtttgggCTAAGAAATTGAATTTGCATAATGTTGCTTttattttcccaatatttccaaGAATACTTCTTGTCTTGTCTGATTCCGTTGAAAACTGGTGAATAATGCCTTACTCCTTCGGGGCAGCATGTGTTTCGTCGAATGTGATACACGATATTCCAAAAACACTGGCGATACAGTTCACAGTCGAAATTCCATATTGTTTGAGTTCTGATTATAAGTTTCATTCATTTCAAATGTATTTGATTTTATTCTGTATTGTTACAAAATGTCCATATTTTGGGAATACAATGACATGTCAATTCATAAATATGATTATTTTTGGACATGGTATACTTCCCTCTCCGCAGTGGCGCTTGTGGTCGTAGAAATAAATCTCAATGTTTTAAAAATTCTAGTCTATCACAAAGTCGttaaatttaaattgaaatcaattcGAATTCATTGTGAAAATCATCCCTCTCAGAGATCGAATATAGTCGAGGTCGAAATGCACGAGATTACGAACGGTAGAGAAGAGAGAAACGGGTACAAGCCAACGGATCTCAGCCTCCCAGCCTCCTTTGGCCTTCCGAAAGCTCCTTACCTTGCTAGCTTATATTATGAGAACTATAAACGTAAGCGTGAGTTACTGTGTCAGTGGAACCAAATGGCGAATAGCCTCCTGTAATACGCATTGAACactaaaagaacttttagagttcaatggtaatACGCAATACACATTGCAATAGCACTACGGCCGCTAAATGTGATGCTTCTTTTGaaattctttagggttttcactcccagtctctgaaacaaaatcaattgaagaattaaaataatcgatttgctccttcgtaaattcttgcactaatttgtcaagagaaaATCAGGTGGAAAAAATTTTTGCTTAACAAAGAACTTGTAAATTATTGATATTACcataaagttccatttttcgttcaatGTCAGGCAACAAATTCTGccatctgatttgctcctgacaaattagtacaAGAATTTACTCAAGAGCAAAtccattatttcaattttttattgattttgtttcagagtctgggagtgaaaactctaaagaatttcagaaaatgccgagtcctcccagattgaatttcaatcgataaatgTGACGCCTACATTGTGACGAGTTTGAATAGGAGGATTTTCAACTGATTATGTAGTCCAGAGTCCAGGCTTTTTAAAGGTTCAACAGAAAGTTTTTCGTTCCAATAAATTATCAGGTGAAAAGTTTTTTTGGGTTTGGAAATGTATAAAAGGTTTAATATGCAATTTCAATGAGGGATTCAATGTCCAATCGATTGTTATTATTCCGCTAATACCATTAATAcattattatattattgttTCTTTGTTTAGAATAATCGAAAAGATCACCCTTAATGGCAATAGATATAATAAACTgatttaattcagatgcataccatctGAATTAAATCAGTTGTTTAGAATGATACAAAGCATAGTAGAAATAAGCCAAAGTTATTAAACTCGAACTCATTCTGCCTGAACAttcttgaattgaaagaaatacAAGGTCTTTATGAAAGAATGTATACATTAACGGCAATGTGTATAACTCAGGCATTCTATAACTTGCCTGGGCAATGTATACTTGGGTCTCCTAGGTAATGTATGAAATACTACTAATGTGTTTGTCCATTTCATACTTTACCTAGGCATTGTATACAATACCCAGGTATTATATAGAATGCCTGCTGATCTGCAGGGAATgtgtgaaatgaaatgattcagGTGTGAATTCATTATCTCATCAAAATGGGCATGTACAGGATGTGcacaattcgttgtctactgaggggatctcgagaactaggtataagatctagaagaaaacggatgacacatttccgagctttttttcagagaaacaaagaatggtgaaaaccgtagcctactactattcttcgtttttgaattattagcaaaaaatgagattttgacgatttcgaaaagttctcgtaacttttttgtctttgaacttACAGATCTGTAACTTGAACCATCTTAGGCACAAAAGTTTCTATTTCCAattcataaataacaaattcaataaaagtttgcatttaaaaaaacgaaagttcgcctaatgactcgaaatgaaaaatatcgtcagtggattctatgtaaaaaagtgcctctagaaggttcaagtttcagatctgtaacttcaaagacaaaaaagttatgagaacttttcgaaatcgtcaaaatctcattttttgctaataacttaaAATCGAAGGATCGTAGATAGCTACGGTTTTcactattctttgtttctctggaaAATAGCTCGGTTTTCGTGATCCCCTCAGTGGAAAACGAATTTTTCCCATCCTGTACTATTTATAATGTTTTGTAATTTgtaattgatattattttatgattggaatttttttttttcatttcctgtTTTGATGGAGGTTTGAAGAAATTGAGATATATCTGAAATTCTGGAaagatattctgaatgaaaattaCTAAGTTTTCATATCCTAGATGATATGTTCAATATTTCCTTTTCATATAAAATGAACATCAGAGACACTCGTTGATCGGCCGCcatttcaatgaattcgcaATGAACGAATGCGCTCCTTAAATCGTCAACGTCTTCCCTCATCAATGAGATCTTACCTTAACACATTGCCTGCTATGCGCTATGCtaattaataatattttatACATTGCCTGACATTTTTATAGAATGCCGGTaacatatatacatataagTTGGATTCAGAATATTGTGTGGTGCTCCTCACAAAATataagaaaatttcaacattgACGCCCACTATGATGTAACAATCACTAATCAAGACTCTGTATAGCGAATGAAGCCCGCTCAGGATCAGAATTTTAATCAATGAGTCCGTAACATGGATGCAATAATCTCTTTTCATCAGGAATTTTTATTATACAATCACCCCCGCCCTACATGAATGTGATCACTGATCGTAAGCACATGTGTAATATTACACATTTAATTCAAAATCATCAAACATTTGTAGAACAGAGAAACCAGAATGGAAGAAACTGATGAATTTATATTTTGACAACAATGGTTAAAGTTGTAGTCTATTTCAATAAATAAGATATGTACATACAGAGAAGGAATCAGAAATTGAAAGGAGTATATAGGAATATGGGGGTCACTGTTATCAACAAGTTTCTCTTTCTCTCTTGAAATGCACTTGGTCTAATTATCTAGTTATATTCGCGAATTTATACAAttcaatgcaaaaaattcatacCAGTTAATTTCGGCTATTGAGATTGATTGCTGAACCTGCTTTAATGGTTTACATTGGATAATCTATAAAGGGGGACACTGTACCTAATTGGATCAGTTCTCAGTTGCATAAGTCTACGAATTACATATTTGGTTATCACAGTAATTTGTACTTATCAATGCTTTCGTTTGTGGTTAGTAGTTTTTTTGCAACACAGCATAACTTTTCTTCAGCAAAGTTCTGAAAGAAAGGTTGTGAGTTTTCTTCGAGATTTGTTACTTATTACCTCCTTGTGTTCAGGTAGTTTTCATAGTACCATTTCTGATGGTGCGTGGAATGGAGCTGGAACATACATCAGGACTACATTTCGATGTTAACCAGGAGTATGCACCTTCTTATGAAGATTACGTAAGTTTTCCAATTAGTGTAACCGAGTACGGAGTAGTTAATGAATTATTAGATGTTATCGAGAATGATAGTTTCAGAGGGTTGGTAAAATTGGTGATAACTGAACTACAACTTCTGAACCCTAAGAGATAGAAGAAAATGAATGGCATTTTGCTCACACTGAGATCCGAAACAGTGAACAGGTTCTAGGATCTGTTTCTTGTTGCCCATCCTTTAACCCTGCGTCattgttttcagattgtaaatGTTTGTGTTGCTTCCtttcaagaaaatatttattaaattaAGTTCTGTTTTTcatggaaaatatattttacaatgaccttttttttcaaaaatacttATACCCAACATAACATATATCGCcagtagtatacagggtgtcccaaattcgatgtccagtgaggggaTACCGGGAACTGCAAAACACCtatccgagctctttttcagagtaataaaaaatggtgaaaactgtaGCCTCCTAGGATCCTTCGTTTCTAAGTTAGTAGCAATAATTGAGAATTTGATGGGATCCAAGAGTTCTCATCAGTTTTTtgcctttgaagttacagatctgaaacatgaACCTTGTAAAGCCCGTTTTttagtagaatccactgatatATTCAGAATTTTCTGGTGAAGTTTTGTTCTTTTGAATGTAAATACATAATAATCGAATTTGTCATacccgaattggaaaaaaaattgcagatttcaaaaacaGATGTCTACTGTTTTCTTCTGAACAACGGTGAAAAGTAAATTCATATTCGATTAAATTAAAATGTTAATTGATCATATTGGCATagtattttcatcaaattcgcTTCGATTCAATCCATAACAAATAGAGCAGGTGAGCATAGAATGTGATGCATAAAAAAGATATATGAGGTGGGCTGAAGCTAAGGGTAGATAGAGGACACGGAGTGAGTCAGAATAACCTGATATAAAGAGCGGTGTAAACAAAAAAACCgacattttttctaattttgacatataaagtgatacttttcgattttttgtcgacaaatgaaataaataggaGAAAAGACTTTGTATAATCAATTTCCCTACACCCCTTGATCTATTGAACATATGCACTATATATTTCTTtgaatatgtaattttttcaagctcaaagtttgaaaattcaataatagtttACATTTCCAAAAACAGAATTTTGCctcataattcaatttttcaagatTAACACTGGATTCTTTgtaaaaaaagtgcctgtagaaggtccAAGTTTCAGATTTATATCAAAAagattatgagaacttttttgAATcgtgaaaatataaatttttgctgataaacatcattctttgtttcactcaaaaagagctcggaaacaTGGAATCTGTTTTGCTTTAGCTATTCTGCTTTCCAAAATtcccctcactggacatcgaaaTTGGCACACCCTGTACACTGAAGTGAAAACATAACAACTGTCTGGGGAAGAGTTTTGTCAAGATTTGGAGGACTAAAAATCTTTCATTAGttttattaaaatattcgaatgTCATTTTCCAGAAACCGAGGGATTATAAATTCGAATATGGAGTATTAGATCCATATACAGGAGATCACAAATCTCACTGGGAGTTACGAGAAAATGGTGTTGTGAGAGGAGAATATAGATTGCTGGAGCCTGATGGTACTACAAGAATTGTTCAGTACACAGCTGATGATCATAATGGTTTTAGAGCAGTGGTGAAAAAAATTGGCAAGGCTGTTCATCCCTTGAGTGGCCATGATTCAACAAACTCTTATAGTTCTACAATTCCACAGGATGCAAGTACGAATTACGAGGGTCAGCCCTACTACAAAGCGTATGATGGTTCGGGAGAAAATTATGCGAATGGTCTACCCACTCCATCCTATTACCCGAACACTAATAACCTAAGAGTTATTAACAATTTCCTACCTCAAACTGAATCTCCAAATACTTTTGGAAATTTGCTCGATAATGTAGAAAGCAACCGCGGATTACTGGgagttgaaaatttaaaaacactGCAACAAGAATCTCAAAATATACCTGAAGTAATACCTTCACATCAATATATCCACTCTCAAGTTCCTTCTGATGAAATGATCAAGGATAAAGCGTTAATTTCCAGCTATATTGGAAAGCCTTCTTACATatcagaaaatatcgatttaGATTCCCAGGGAGAAGTTCCTGCATCCTTTCCAATGCGACAAGAAGTGTATGCTCCATCAGGATCAATGTCATTGAATAATGAATATCTACCTTTAGCAATTCAAACAAAAAGTGATGCAGGATATTCACAAATAAATTACGCACAAGAGCAGCATTCTCAAATTATGCAACCCTTATCGATAGGAATAAAAATTGATCACCCTCATGGagagtcttcttcttctttttatgGCCGAACTGGTAATATTGAAGATGACGCAGCGTACAAAAGCCACGACTCTACTGAGACAGTTTccaattggtgaaaattttcatcaaacatGAAAAGTAAAAAGTTACATAATCTGATATTTTCTTAAAGATATTGTTGAATAAACACTTGTTACATATTATGCATTTCCTTCAATTTTATATTAAGAAAAGAATATGACAAATATTACTTGGGCAGTTTTTTCTTTCAGCCTAAGAATTGATATGTTGAGGGAGGTCCTGTTACTCTATCCTGTATTTTTTCCACTATTTAAGTCCATAGCTCATCACCGAAAAGTAGTGTGCCATTCTGAAATGAGATTAGTGATTGATGTCTAATTTGACATTCcattttttagtttttataaatattttgtgTGTTTATTATAGGATTCCAAGATCATTTTTCCCCTAATTATAGAGAAGTCAATCCAGAAATTGATTGAAATCCAACTTAATTGCTCCAATTCCATTAGATTAATGATTGTTTTTAATGAACAGAAGCTATTTTGAAGGAGTGTGGTCTTCTTCGCCTCCTATATACTTTTTGGTCCAACGTCTTAATTAAGGTCGACCGAAATTTGCAGCTTTAATTTGACTTTCATTAATGTTTTGTATCGAGAACATCTTCATTAAACCCGTCAGAGTTTAGATTTTGATGCCGAATGATGGCAAAATAGGCAGTTTTGTTATTTTCATCTTTCAGTGGGTATATCCTATCCAAATATCTGAAATTTCTATTCAAATATAAGGAATCTTTGAATCCTTCGCAACGAAAAAACATTTTACGGAtttattgaatcaatttttacCCTTTCTGCAGTACCCTTTCATATTCAactggaaaaaatatttcatttcatttgaatgaAGATAATATTCCAAAGTAGGATAGTAATAATAACGGACTTAGTCTGAACAACAATTAAGACAAATTTATGAACAAATTATTCTGACTCAATTAGGGGAGGATAAAACTCGTTAGCAAAGGGTTGGAAAGTCGATTTCCAGTTGACGAACCAAGTGGGTGGTCAACAGGATAGTTCCGCATACGTTGCCACGCCTATCAGCAAATATTCCAGTGATTAATGGAATTATTGGGCCctgattattatttatttatatctgGCGATCGGAATTGGCTTCTGAATTCGATACGGGTCGACAAAGGGTGAATGGATTCATCCTTTCATTAATTTCCAATGATAGCTACGAGATATGGAGGTAGTCTATGACATAATTTGAGTTATTTCCATCAAAGAGATCACAAAATATGATGAAGAATTGAATACTCCAATTTTAAAATCTTCGGAAAAACTGTGAtgggaaaatattgaaaacataTTTAATCTCATTTTCTCATCTTTTCCCTACAACTCGCACCGATCAatggaaaatatgatttttttattaattcaattaaaaacaacaatgttttcaattttcgaaatattcaactCTGAAAGTGAATTCCtactaattttattattattccttaTATTTCTGATGTTGAAAGAGAAAACCAATTACGAGTTTCAAGAAGACTGATAGCACTGAACATCCCTCAATCAATACTTATTAATTTATCGGAAAATTAAAGAGCAAGAATATACAGAGTATTTTcaaaggtaaggcttttttgcacaaggtagaactcatcaaaataagtcgtttaaccaacaattttctatataaaatattcaagatggctgagatacaactcctagaagttcgaaaaaatttcactgaatttcatgtacgggactgtggaaggtaactccggcatcgcaaaaacgaaataaaatataaacatatggctggacaatgaatggttcagtatcaagttcatcggattagatgcatctgGTCACTTTtgggagaatcataattgttgtatcctGCAATTTAGGGGGAAAAAAATGTAGTAAatagaggcagtttcttgaaagtgcttatgttcgttatgttgaaaaagtgctatgaggtttcctcatttcatcccattttttgacgattattggaatgttcgaacaagaagattgtgatgcccattgtgaaaaaaatcgtgaataatttaattattctattttttacacttgtgtcctaacccaggaaaccacctttcgtttattaaacatatataagtCAACTTATTCCGACGTATAAATACGGTTTCATTAGACCAAAATAAGAAGGACAAATGTCCGCGTGGTAGACGTATAAAATCAATCCTGGATATACGTCTCCTATTCGTATTTTATATACGTCTGATACTCGTATTTCATATACGTCTCTTAGACTACTTCAGTAAGTCAGAAATTACGTCGAAAACCAGTCGTCTATAAACGTCCACAACTCATATATTATAGACTATATTTCAACGACTTCAATGTACCAAAAATAGACGTTTAATAATCGTATTTTGTACTACAATTAAGTGTCAGCAATAGACGTCTCTGAACAATGTTAGACCTACTGTTAATGTATAGGATATCCGACGATACGATGATCCGAAATTGCATTAATATGTTTTGATCGATgatttcgaatataataaattaaaagaacaataaatgcactttcggatCATCGTTTATATTGTCGAATATCGTATGAATGAACATTAGGCTTATTTGTTGTTAGATATTACTGTTCTGAATATagtcaatcttcaacatttattataacaatcttaccctcttccatacttatccttttcatagtttcgaataagacataacgtagtgtcaatcggattttaggaaaactaaattttaaactatttaggtctcaaaccaatttattcagaaaataataaaatagtagttttcaaaattcaggtatatacattgagcacacctctttgaataaatataattgtctattcctatatttttagattgcttcaatcagatgtacccacatcagcactacggcctctgtaaaatgttatttcagttagttttaggagaaaaaaacatgtcgaacaaaacataccaaatatctttttcatcatattagtagacttgaaagtggagagctttcttcaaaatcggtcattttgttttttagcaGATGTTTAAGCTTGTCCATCACTATGTTGAATCAGAATCTATTTCAATCACTCATGACAAAGTACAATTAATTTCCTCCAGACAAAACAAACACAGTAAACACACACAGCTTACGAAACTATTTCAAGATGGACGACAAGGAGAACGAACTACGAACAGCGCATGCCGCGTAGCATAGCATAGAAACACGGCCGTGACTGCCACATGCGTGTATTGTAACGATAACTAATAGCCTATTGGCTGGTCGGGCCTGCGTAGATCCTCAATCCTCTGCCTACGTAAACATGGCACCAACGTTGCCAGGCTATCAAAAATGTAGTAGATCTTGAACATTCTCATAAATCTGCTAGGCTTGTTTGAATTAGAACTAGTAGAATACAATTATATCAAGTGAATAGAAGAGGGCTCATTCAGTTTTCCAGATCACAAGTTTAGACAGCAGAATCTTTGATGGTTGAAGTAATCAATGTATGGacaggacattatttcatttcatgtgaCAACGCTGTGAATTGTCGATATATGTAGGGGTATAAAGCTCAGAAACATCGAtatgacaataatgaataaagGACCAGTATTTTCTTTTCTCCCTGATAACTAGAAGTAATGTAGTAGGTATCTACAGATGGCTTATAATAATAGTCATATTTGTCATTTCATGTATTTGTCCAGTGTAGACCTCAATGATGAGTGTTAAAAAAATTCGCTAATAGACAGATTGAAAACCTACCATATATCCGTTTAATATACCTGAGTTCATGGAGTAGGAAAGTAGGTTGAAATATGTACGACTTATAGTCGTATAATTTGTGGAACTTTATAGACCTagtttataaattatgaaaaattattaaagctgggaaataagcgatatatattgtaggatgcatattgttccaatcgtaaaaacacaactgggagacaaaatagatctcattatgtatatatgacttccacttatagacatttcaaaaacCTATCACATATTCGTTTAACATAGGTGTAGGAAGTACGTTGAAAAGTACAATATATTCGACGTATAATTCGGAGATCTTGTAGACTTCATTAATAACTGATGAAAATGACGAAGAgtttaaaataattgaagtatataaacaaaaaataatcttcagttcttgaaaaaactattgataagaaaaaaatatatagtgtGGTATATATAGCTAAAGCGTTTTATAAACCTActacagaaaaaatggtataatataGACGTAA includes the following:
- the LOC123315808 gene encoding uncharacterized protein LOC123315808, which encodes MLSFVVVFIVPFLMVRGMELEHTSGLHFDVNQEYAPSYEDYKPRDYKFEYGVLDPYTGDHKSHWELRENGVVRGEYRLLEPDGTTRIVQYTADDHNGFRAVVKKIGKAVHPLSGHDSTNSYSSTIPQDASTNYEGQPYYKAYDGSGENYANGLPTPSYYPNTNNLRVINNFLPQTESPNTFGNLLDNVESNRGLLGVENLKTLQQESQNIPEVIPSHQYIHSQVPSDEMIKDKALISSYIGKPSYISENIDLDSQGEVPASFPMRQEVYAPSGSMSLNNEYLPLAIQTKSDAGYSQINYAQEQHSQIMQPLSIGIKIDHPHGESSSSFYGRTGNIEDDAAYKSHDSTETVSNW